The Nocardioides salarius genome includes a region encoding these proteins:
- a CDS encoding MMPL family transporter: protein MIDRPRPLSAITLGRHPGHRLPGLAASNLTALKVIGVGLTLAVILDATIIRALLVPAIMRLAGEANWWAPAPLRRLHQRLGLTD, encoded by the coding sequence GTGATTGATCGTCCACGTCCGCTGTCAGCGATCACGCTAGGCCGCCATCCTGGTCACCGTCTTCCTGGCCTGGCCGCCTCGAACCTGACCGCCCTGAAGGTGATCGGCGTCGGCCTGACACTCGCCGTCATTCTCGACGCGACCATCATCCGCGCCCTGCTCGTGCCCGCGATCATGCGACTGGCCGGAGAGGCGAATTGGTGGGCCCCCGCGCCGCTACGGCGCCTGCACCAACGGCTGGGCCTCACCGACTGA
- a CDS encoding cytochrome P450: MKGRRVLLDLYGTNHDNRYWINPERFDPERFLGEEPDRFAFVPQGGGDPAAHHRCPGEPIATRLMVVALDQFVRHMTYTAVAPSAPVDFGRLPALPTGGYPIRLVATGISA, encoded by the coding sequence GTGAAGGGCCGCCGCGTCCTGCTCGACCTGTATGGCACGAACCACGACAACCGGTACTGGATCAACCCGGAACGCTTCGACCCCGAACGGTTCCTCGGCGAGGAACCCGATCGGTTTGCGTTCGTGCCTCAGGGCGGGGGCGACCCCGCTGCGCATCATCGGTGCCCCGGCGAGCCGATCGCGACACGGCTCATGGTCGTGGCCCTCGATCAGTTCGTCAGGCACATGACCTATACCGCGGTGGCCCCGTCTGCTCCCGTCGACTTCGGTCGACTCCCGGCACTGCCAACCGGCGGTTATCCGATCCGACTTGTGGCGACCGGCATCTCCGCCTGA
- a CDS encoding DUF3883 domain-containing protein has protein sequence MPDEPIDPAARQHAEEVANLKLLLDSGGREYALRSLDERGGAQELVRQQYSGRYPFELLQNANDAARETGTSGRARFVLTETALLVADNGTGFGERQVKAICSLGRSSKGPGTSIGHKGLGFKSVGEITDQPQIISTGTNFQFDSVRLSRDLQELFGTLPPKQRFPVYAFPYRVSEVDVDADREEIARLRSDGFATVIRLPIRSGVARETVAQHLVTNLYPRLLLFLPDVDHLELGGTDSDFSAEVARQDDGTVEHVLIETDSGSEEWLIYRGAVSPERDVLEPMGEAWSEVDEVRFAVAVPLDQDSQPLTSETFPLHVYFPTEENPGLHVAVHAEWALTMDRRRIAGTPEAIEFNRFLLDSVADFVASSVAVELVNRCGQSAASVNVLLPLDGQDLDGGAGRLVNRWRTLLSEVDFLPFVDDTLRKPVDAQLLPAGVPDPHAAHTLTTLPPANTLRPDVESVPSIRTFVASVTERAPLGESDFLNLMSPPTSETVHALYSFLVGWRNTHGLSLIHKLQDVRCVLTTNGQFLAPAEQTIFFPRRDSSLPDDIPVPIAAIPDVEGAQGLLTDLGVKDFEWRDLIREYLVKILENPDADPAERKRAMDGLRAYQAVRRSGGEEVGALLGRVLLPTRLAGGNEAVGLRRADRMYFGTDWTGSTRLEQIYGPFGEAEFLAAEVPEDPDALRTEVDFYRMLGVVEHPRLDSATGRYTVGGTRHPQAEDVTFAEWLASLPNQGRRCTQGHEGSQELTVSFKLDRFAELAETGDPVRLLPLWQELALHWGKVYEEGLDSTIRCTHGWHSSDKNREVESLFGYLLRTRAWVPVELAGKATVARPGAAWVETTEPPPRIRERIPRISEAMYRTRGGSALATGLGLIEAGRPGVDDLLRVLASVAEEADSLGSSNREIDLAARWVLRTIDDVLPPGADPHPDPSQVRVLASHRGSTSFVAQPPFAEDALLRDTWEQLRPVLSADTGLTRLTSYLSLVKLDDAVITTPIAYEEHRGSTLERVRRKLDATKPHIFALVLAENSRAEVRVRPALRRLELVVCDRLVLKYTYEGDEVEREDATCFIATRQELYGRARRNIGTAYLELDPSTGEPDWFAVGRQLAQHLDVMGHADAITMLLKMDRADRERMMTDRQIPLEAVAEARERLQLPLEDEQESTSTLDALIAAASANTAELAVDDVDDVEYPPAPPTDDDLHLPTSPNDDNAISEPFAPPVIDWDSVELVDATLGDVAMSDGAPKRRASASSVGTSRAPTVQSEMAKVATGKLGEKIAYRKERERVAAFGGDPDTVFWRSKDDELAPVDIISIDEGGDRIYIEVKATSASDPATPFDISRSELLEAGAYGDRYYIYRVTDTNTATPRVTRWANPMKLIRENQGRLLLSGAQMELGLVTAAVDSDLGEPTDALHLDLPEA, from the coding sequence ATGCCCGACGAGCCCATCGACCCAGCAGCTCGGCAACATGCTGAAGAGGTCGCCAACCTGAAGTTGCTCTTAGACTCAGGCGGGCGCGAGTACGCCCTGCGATCGCTCGATGAGCGTGGCGGCGCTCAGGAGCTCGTACGCCAGCAGTACTCCGGGCGCTACCCATTCGAGCTGCTCCAGAATGCGAACGATGCCGCCCGCGAAACGGGAACGAGTGGTCGCGCACGATTTGTGCTGACGGAGACTGCACTCCTGGTCGCGGACAACGGCACAGGTTTCGGCGAGCGCCAGGTCAAAGCGATCTGTTCGCTAGGACGATCTTCCAAGGGGCCAGGCACCTCGATCGGCCACAAAGGACTCGGGTTCAAGTCCGTCGGTGAGATCACCGACCAACCACAGATCATCTCAACGGGCACCAACTTTCAGTTCGACTCCGTCCGGCTCTCTCGCGACCTGCAGGAACTCTTCGGGACCCTTCCGCCCAAGCAACGATTCCCGGTCTATGCGTTCCCCTATCGAGTCAGCGAGGTCGACGTCGATGCTGATCGCGAGGAGATTGCTCGCCTGCGTTCAGATGGCTTCGCGACAGTCATTCGCCTGCCGATTCGGAGCGGTGTTGCGAGAGAGACTGTTGCGCAGCACCTCGTCACGAACCTCTACCCGAGGCTGCTCCTCTTTCTGCCCGACGTTGACCATCTCGAGCTCGGCGGAACGGATTCGGACTTCTCGGCCGAGGTTGCCCGCCAAGACGACGGCACGGTCGAGCACGTGCTCATCGAGACAGACAGCGGCAGCGAGGAATGGCTCATCTACCGCGGAGCAGTCTCGCCGGAACGCGATGTGCTCGAACCCATGGGGGAAGCGTGGTCCGAGGTCGACGAGGTTCGCTTCGCTGTCGCAGTCCCTCTCGACCAGGACTCCCAACCCCTGACATCCGAGACCTTCCCACTCCACGTCTACTTCCCCACCGAGGAGAACCCGGGACTCCACGTCGCTGTGCACGCCGAGTGGGCGCTCACGATGGATCGCCGGCGGATCGCAGGAACCCCGGAGGCGATCGAGTTCAATCGTTTCCTGCTCGACTCTGTTGCCGACTTCGTCGCCTCGTCCGTGGCGGTCGAGCTGGTCAACCGCTGCGGACAGAGCGCCGCGAGCGTGAACGTGCTGCTTCCACTCGACGGACAGGACCTCGATGGTGGCGCTGGCCGCCTGGTCAATCGGTGGCGAACCCTCCTGTCGGAGGTCGACTTCCTGCCCTTCGTTGACGACACACTCCGTAAGCCGGTCGACGCCCAACTCCTCCCGGCCGGAGTGCCCGATCCGCATGCGGCCCATACGCTGACGACCCTGCCGCCGGCCAACACCCTGCGTCCGGACGTCGAGTCCGTTCCGTCGATCCGGACGTTCGTCGCCTCCGTGACCGAACGCGCGCCGCTTGGGGAGTCCGACTTTCTGAACCTGATGTCGCCGCCGACCAGTGAGACAGTCCACGCGCTCTACTCATTCCTCGTGGGATGGCGCAATACGCACGGCCTGTCTCTTATTCACAAGCTGCAAGACGTCCGCTGTGTTCTCACCACCAACGGCCAGTTCCTCGCGCCGGCAGAGCAGACGATCTTCTTCCCTCGGCGGGACTCGTCCCTCCCGGACGACATACCCGTGCCCATCGCAGCAATTCCCGACGTCGAGGGCGCCCAGGGACTCCTCACCGATCTCGGTGTAAAGGACTTTGAATGGCGCGATCTCATCCGCGAGTACCTCGTCAAAATTCTGGAGAACCCGGATGCCGATCCAGCCGAGCGCAAACGCGCGATGGATGGCTTGCGGGCCTATCAAGCCGTTCGACGAAGCGGCGGTGAGGAAGTCGGGGCTCTGCTCGGACGGGTCCTCCTGCCCACACGTCTGGCTGGAGGCAACGAAGCGGTGGGCCTTCGACGCGCCGACCGGATGTATTTCGGCACCGATTGGACGGGCTCGACGCGGCTCGAGCAGATCTATGGCCCGTTCGGCGAAGCAGAGTTCCTCGCGGCCGAAGTGCCGGAGGATCCCGACGCCCTCCGCACCGAGGTGGACTTCTATCGGATGCTCGGTGTTGTCGAGCATCCGCGTCTGGACTCAGCGACCGGACGTTACACAGTCGGAGGCACTCGCCATCCCCAAGCCGAGGATGTCACGTTCGCGGAATGGCTCGCTTCGCTGCCCAATCAAGGGCGTAGGTGCACTCAGGGACATGAGGGCAGCCAAGAACTCACCGTCAGCTTCAAGTTGGACAGGTTCGCAGAGCTTGCCGAGACCGGCGATCCCGTTCGGCTGCTGCCGCTGTGGCAAGAGCTCGCACTTCATTGGGGCAAGGTCTACGAGGAAGGCCTCGACTCGACCATCCGGTGTACCCACGGCTGGCACTCGTCGGACAAGAACAGGGAGGTCGAATCCCTCTTCGGCTACCTGCTGCGGACGCGGGCTTGGGTCCCAGTCGAGCTCGCAGGCAAAGCGACAGTGGCCCGTCCGGGCGCCGCATGGGTAGAGACCACGGAGCCGCCACCCCGAATCCGCGAGCGCATACCGCGAATCAGCGAAGCGATGTACCGAACTCGGGGCGGCTCGGCACTCGCGACAGGACTCGGCCTCATTGAAGCTGGACGACCTGGGGTCGACGATCTGTTACGCGTCCTGGCGTCTGTGGCCGAGGAAGCCGACAGTCTTGGATCCAGCAATCGAGAGATCGACCTCGCCGCCCGTTGGGTTTTGCGCACCATCGACGATGTGCTCCCGCCCGGCGCCGATCCGCATCCCGATCCGAGCCAGGTCCGCGTCTTGGCTTCGCACCGCGGTTCGACGTCGTTCGTGGCGCAACCACCCTTTGCCGAGGATGCCTTGCTGCGTGACACCTGGGAGCAACTGCGACCGGTCCTGTCTGCAGACACAGGGCTCACACGACTCACGTCATACCTGAGCCTGGTGAAACTCGACGATGCGGTCATCACTACTCCTATCGCCTACGAGGAGCATCGAGGCTCGACGCTCGAACGGGTACGTCGAAAGCTCGATGCGACGAAGCCGCACATCTTCGCCCTGGTTCTAGCCGAGAACTCGCGAGCTGAAGTACGTGTCCGACCCGCGCTCCGGCGACTCGAGTTGGTCGTATGTGACCGCCTTGTCCTCAAGTACACCTATGAGGGTGATGAAGTGGAGCGCGAGGACGCAACCTGCTTCATCGCCACGCGACAAGAGCTGTATGGCCGAGCTCGACGCAACATCGGCACGGCGTATCTGGAGCTCGACCCCTCAACAGGCGAGCCCGACTGGTTCGCTGTCGGCCGCCAGCTCGCCCAACACCTCGACGTCATGGGTCATGCCGACGCCATCACAATGCTGCTCAAGATGGACAGGGCGGACCGCGAGCGGATGATGACGGATCGCCAGATCCCTCTGGAAGCTGTGGCCGAAGCCCGCGAGCGTTTGCAACTCCCCCTCGAGGACGAGCAGGAGTCGACCAGCACCCTCGATGCTCTGATCGCGGCCGCATCGGCGAACACAGCCGAACTCGCCGTCGACGACGTCGACGACGTCGAGTATCCCCCGGCGCCGCCAACCGACGACGACCTTCATCTGCCGACGTCGCCCAATGACGACAACGCGATCTCCGAACCGTTTGCTCCGCCGGTCATCGACTGGGACTCGGTAGAGCTCGTCGACGCGACTCTGGGAGATGTCGCGATGTCCGACGGCGCACCGAAACGTCGGGCAAGCGCTAGTTCCGTTGGGACGTCGCGAGCTCCGACCGTGCAAAGCGAGATGGCCAAGGTCGCCACGGGCAAGCTCGGAGAGAAGATCGCTTACAGGAAGGAGCGCGAGAGGGTGGCCGCCTTCGGGGGCGATCCCGATACCGTCTTTTGGCGCTCAAAGGACGACGAACTCGCGCCTGTCGACATCATCAGCATTGACGAGGGCGGCGATCGGATCTACATCGAGGTGAAGGCAACGTCGGCGTCCGACCCAGCCACCCCATTCGACATTTCCCGATCCGAACTCCTGGAGGCGGGCGCCTACGGCGACCGCTACTACATCTATCGCGTCACGGACACGAACACGGCGACGCCGAGAGTCACCAGGTGGGCCAATCCGATGAAGCTCATCCGCGAGAACCAAGGTCGCCTCCTCCTGTCGGGCGCCCAGATGGAACTTGGCCTGGTCACAGCCGCTGTCGACTCCGACCTCGGCGAACCCACGGACGCCCTCCACCTCGATCTGCCAGAGGCGTAA
- a CDS encoding HEPN domain-containing protein, producing MARWTRGESDVEALLAAGELQKLTGAAANGERLLEKATVTLSTARSAVGTDPDSAFVLAYDAARQALTALLAHQGLRPTTKGGHYAVERAARAQFGPGFRQFGALRRRRNELEYPERPGDDATHDEAAEAVDDAQAIITAAQGLLDQLGLF from the coding sequence ATGGCCCGCTGGACGCGCGGCGAGTCCGACGTCGAAGCGCTGCTCGCGGCGGGGGAGTTGCAGAAGCTGACCGGTGCCGCTGCCAACGGCGAGCGGCTCCTTGAGAAGGCGACCGTCACGTTGTCGACCGCCCGTTCTGCCGTTGGGACCGACCCTGACTCCGCGTTCGTCCTGGCCTACGACGCCGCACGTCAGGCACTGACCGCCTTGCTCGCTCATCAAGGACTGCGGCCGACGACGAAGGGTGGGCACTACGCCGTCGAGCGCGCTGCTCGAGCGCAGTTCGGACCTGGCTTCCGACAGTTCGGCGCGCTCCGTCGTCGGCGCAACGAACTCGAGTATCCCGAGCGCCCCGGCGACGACGCCACGCACGACGAGGCTGCCGAAGCTGTCGACGACGCGCAGGCGATCATCACCGCGGCGCAGGGTCTGCTGGATCAGCTCGGCTTGTTCTGA
- the mobF gene encoding MobF family relaxase: MPGPNGYKYLLKTVVVGDGERDFSTPLTRYYARPAPPPGRWIGSGVADLGLKEGGEVTQAQLELLIDHGRHPVTGERLGRAYPIYGTTKQKAVAGFDFSFSIPKSASVLWGVADAGTQAIIANAHHDAIGDVFDFMDCVLAATRMGVGTPDGAVAQVETTGFIATAYEHWDSRAGDPHLHTHVVISNKTLTSIDRKWRSLDSQAVYAWAVAVSELHQAVFADHLTRALGVDWEPRSRGRDRNREWVIAGVPQSLSKLFSSRATAIDAAADDLIQQYVAKHGHRPSRAVVHRIRNQASLATRPSKQSRSLAELTDVWRRTASAHLGEDATAWARDLASDAAPRTLRADDVPLDVVDALASSVLAEVEEKRSTWRRVNLYAEAPGRPCPGASRRRPNARRSPG, from the coding sequence ATGCCAGGCCCGAACGGCTACAAGTACCTGCTCAAGACGGTTGTCGTCGGCGATGGGGAGCGCGATTTCTCGACTCCGCTCACGCGCTACTACGCGAGACCGGCACCACCGCCGGGAAGGTGGATCGGCTCCGGAGTCGCCGACCTCGGACTCAAGGAGGGCGGCGAGGTCACCCAGGCTCAGCTGGAGCTGCTGATCGACCACGGCCGCCATCCGGTCACCGGCGAGCGGCTCGGCCGCGCCTACCCCATCTACGGGACTACGAAGCAGAAGGCGGTGGCCGGCTTCGACTTCTCGTTCTCGATCCCGAAGTCGGCAAGCGTCCTGTGGGGTGTCGCCGACGCCGGCACACAGGCGATTATCGCCAACGCCCACCACGACGCGATCGGGGATGTCTTCGACTTCATGGATTGCGTGCTCGCTGCTACCCGCATGGGCGTCGGGACGCCCGATGGCGCCGTCGCGCAGGTCGAGACGACGGGGTTCATCGCGACCGCCTACGAGCACTGGGACTCCCGCGCCGGGGATCCCCACCTGCACACCCACGTCGTCATCAGCAACAAGACGCTGACCTCGATCGACCGCAAGTGGCGTTCTCTCGACAGCCAGGCGGTGTACGCCTGGGCAGTGGCCGTGTCCGAGCTGCACCAGGCCGTCTTCGCTGACCATCTCACCCGCGCGCTCGGAGTCGATTGGGAGCCGCGATCCCGCGGCCGAGACCGCAATCGCGAGTGGGTCATCGCGGGTGTCCCACAGTCCCTCTCGAAGCTGTTCTCAAGCCGAGCAACCGCGATCGACGCCGCGGCCGACGACCTCATTCAGCAGTACGTCGCCAAGCATGGCCACCGACCGAGCCGCGCCGTCGTGCACAGGATCCGCAACCAGGCCAGCCTCGCGACGCGGCCGTCGAAGCAGTCCCGATCTCTGGCCGAGCTCACCGACGTGTGGCGGCGTACGGCGTCGGCACACTTGGGCGAGGACGCCACCGCCTGGGCGCGGGACCTCGCGAGCGACGCAGCGCCGCGCACACTTCGCGCGGACGACGTACCGCTCGATGTCGTGGACGCGCTCGCTTCCTCCGTTCTCGCCGAGGTCGAGGAGAAGCGCTCCACGTGGCGCCGCGTCAACCTGTACGCCGAAGCCCCCGGCAGACCATGTCCTGGCGCTTCGCGACGACGACCGAACGCGAGGCGGTCACCGGGATGA
- a CDS encoding helix-turn-helix domain-containing protein has protein sequence MRSDGPALMPVFRSQHQAELLMWLLLHPEQEYGVTEIAARLGVPLSTLHREVIRLDEAGLLRSRTQGRNRLIRANVDHPAAQALTQLLEITFGPRAVIAEEFAIGGAEQVVIFGSWAARYDGQAGPPPHDIDVLVVGKVDRADLYDAADRANARLGIEVNPVVRTAKQWADPEDVLVAQIKESAHVTVLDSGEQVSS, from the coding sequence GTGCGTAGCGATGGACCGGCGCTGATGCCGGTGTTCCGATCTCAGCATCAGGCCGAACTGCTGATGTGGCTGCTGCTGCACCCTGAGCAGGAGTACGGCGTGACCGAGATTGCCGCGCGCCTTGGCGTTCCTCTCTCCACGCTGCACCGCGAGGTGATCCGCCTCGATGAGGCCGGCCTCCTCAGGAGCCGAACCCAGGGACGGAACCGGCTGATTCGCGCGAATGTCGACCACCCGGCGGCGCAGGCACTGACCCAACTCCTGGAGATCACCTTCGGTCCTCGGGCCGTGATCGCCGAGGAGTTCGCGATCGGGGGCGCCGAGCAGGTCGTGATCTTCGGCTCCTGGGCGGCCCGGTACGACGGTCAGGCAGGTCCGCCGCCGCACGACATCGACGTCCTCGTGGTGGGAAAGGTCGACCGTGCCGACCTCTACGACGCGGCAGACCGAGCGAACGCCCGACTGGGGATCGAGGTCAACCCGGTCGTGCGCACGGCGAAGCAGTGGGCTGATCCGGAGGACGTGCTCGTCGCGCAAATCAAGGAGTCTGCGCACGTCACCGTCCTCGACTCGGGGGAGCAGGTGAGCTCCTGA
- a CDS encoding helix-turn-helix transcriptional regulator, with protein sequence MSTTKLGLEPLIGVEELAEYLGVPVQTIYDWRLSGRAPRAFKLGKHLRFAVSDVQEWLEEHHEADHE encoded by the coding sequence ATGAGTACGACGAAGCTGGGGCTCGAGCCCCTCATCGGGGTCGAGGAGCTCGCCGAGTACCTCGGCGTCCCCGTGCAGACCATCTACGACTGGCGGCTATCCGGCCGGGCGCCGCGCGCGTTCAAGCTCGGGAAGCACCTCCGGTTCGCGGTCAGCGACGTGCAGGAGTGGCTCGAGGAGCACCACGAGGCCGACCATGAGTAG
- a CDS encoding DUF6880 family protein, with protein sequence MTSLADAVLPLIRTRPDLYRYSVANAHGQDMHEAIDILEAAIPTADPAEIYTVTHKALASSLKVIARADDSAGIIGDACRRLLELHPRAAASARTPVGKLVDWMMEFQFDDDDVDYFELDPVAYAPALGDVGMAAYRKRLAEVEAKLGSRPSEDERWSSGHSHARSTLGWNAQRLAVLDHDIDAIIRTHAKDRKVAAWLQDTAKAFEEIGEIDLAIDWAKQATDFDRGHQSRKAAEYWCGLLEAHRPDEALEARRSVFRRWPSSTSAARLHKAAGKAWPEYRSEVVATLAASPSDAVLFALLTLKEPEFAWSLAHSLALDSDHTWSELVKAYEKVDPLAVLPIHQRLVENELVEAGAQHYRLAARRLAKMRKLAAGSEHADEVDDLVAELRETHRRRPRLQQEFDRAGLP encoded by the coding sequence GTGACCTCGCTGGCCGACGCCGTACTCCCCCTGATTCGCACCCGCCCGGACCTCTACCGCTACAGCGTGGCCAACGCGCACGGCCAGGACATGCACGAGGCGATCGACATCCTCGAAGCGGCGATCCCGACGGCAGACCCCGCCGAGATCTACACGGTCACGCACAAGGCCCTCGCCTCGTCGCTGAAGGTGATCGCGCGTGCGGATGACTCCGCCGGGATCATCGGTGACGCCTGCCGCCGGCTGCTCGAGCTCCACCCGCGCGCAGCGGCTTCAGCCAGGACGCCGGTCGGCAAGCTGGTCGACTGGATGATGGAGTTCCAGTTCGACGACGACGATGTCGACTACTTCGAGCTCGACCCGGTGGCCTATGCGCCGGCGCTCGGTGACGTCGGCATGGCCGCCTACCGGAAGCGCCTGGCGGAGGTCGAGGCGAAGCTCGGGTCGCGCCCATCGGAGGACGAGCGATGGTCGTCAGGTCACTCGCACGCGAGGTCCACACTCGGCTGGAACGCGCAGCGGCTCGCCGTCCTCGATCACGACATCGACGCGATCATCCGCACCCATGCGAAGGATCGGAAGGTCGCTGCGTGGCTGCAGGACACGGCGAAGGCGTTCGAGGAGATCGGCGAGATCGATCTGGCCATCGACTGGGCGAAGCAAGCCACGGACTTCGACCGCGGGCACCAGTCGCGCAAGGCCGCGGAATACTGGTGCGGCCTGCTGGAGGCCCACCGGCCGGACGAAGCTCTGGAGGCCCGGCGCTCGGTGTTCCGCAGGTGGCCGTCTTCGACATCGGCGGCACGGCTGCACAAGGCCGCCGGCAAGGCGTGGCCCGAGTATCGCAGCGAGGTGGTGGCCACGCTCGCGGCGAGCCCGAGTGACGCAGTGCTCTTCGCGCTGCTGACGCTGAAGGAGCCTGAGTTCGCCTGGAGCCTCGCGCACTCGCTCGCGCTCGACAGCGACCACACGTGGAGCGAGCTCGTAAAGGCCTACGAGAAGGTCGACCCGCTCGCCGTGCTGCCGATCCACCAGCGCCTGGTCGAGAACGAACTGGTGGAGGCAGGGGCGCAGCATTACCGGCTGGCCGCTCGGCGGCTCGCGAAGATGCGGAAGCTCGCTGCGGGTTCCGAGCACGCTGACGAGGTCGATGACTTGGTCGCCGAGCTTCGAGAGACCCATCGACGGCGTCCGCGACTCCAGCAGGAGTTCGATCGAGCTGGGCTCCCGTGA
- a CDS encoding tyrosine-type recombinase/integrase produces the protein MSRPRIPIGGYGEIAFITRGKSKVEARTRFRDWDGQTRLVQATAPSRPAAEVALKKKLTQRNAFQPVDTTLTPDSPFPALVDYWLADLDLEGRIAPATRFNYERDMRRLVLPAFQGFTLREIGVARCDALLKQLGNSSYSSAKRARTVLRQSFALAVRHEVLPRNPIDNVSRLHKPKRTPTALTAAEVNAIRAVIKAWEATRGTSGPNPDGQLGQIVEVMLGTSARIGEALAIRRRDLDLTTSPATLRICGTVISERGKGTYRQEHPKTDRSNRVIALPTFTAEALRRRMATMRDHSLDALVFCSREGTPLTTANVRRQLRKVLGDAGIEGVTPHMFRRTVATVVNEQASLNLASELLGHTDPKVTIEHYIRRNGQVNPLTAELLEQAFAHKDD, from the coding sequence ATGAGTAGGCCGCGGATCCCGATCGGCGGGTACGGCGAGATCGCGTTCATCACCCGCGGCAAGAGCAAGGTCGAGGCCCGCACGCGTTTCCGGGACTGGGACGGCCAGACGCGCCTCGTCCAGGCGACCGCGCCGTCACGGCCAGCGGCCGAGGTGGCGCTGAAGAAGAAGCTCACGCAGCGCAACGCCTTCCAGCCCGTCGACACGACGCTGACGCCGGACAGCCCGTTCCCGGCGCTCGTCGACTACTGGCTCGCCGACCTCGACCTCGAAGGCCGGATCGCGCCGGCGACCCGCTTCAACTACGAGCGCGACATGCGCCGTCTGGTCCTGCCGGCGTTCCAGGGCTTCACCCTGCGCGAGATCGGGGTCGCCCGTTGCGATGCCCTGCTGAAGCAGTTGGGCAACAGCTCGTACTCGTCGGCCAAGCGCGCTCGGACGGTGCTGCGGCAGTCGTTCGCACTCGCGGTCAGGCACGAGGTGTTGCCGCGCAACCCGATCGACAACGTGTCCCGGCTCCACAAGCCGAAGCGCACGCCGACTGCCCTGACCGCTGCCGAGGTCAACGCGATCCGTGCGGTGATCAAGGCATGGGAGGCCACCCGCGGCACGTCGGGCCCGAATCCGGACGGGCAGCTCGGGCAGATCGTCGAAGTCATGCTCGGCACCTCCGCCCGGATCGGCGAGGCGCTGGCCATCCGCCGCCGCGATCTGGACCTGACGACGAGTCCGGCGACCCTGCGGATCTGCGGGACGGTGATCTCCGAGCGCGGCAAGGGGACCTATCGCCAAGAGCACCCGAAGACCGACCGGTCGAACCGGGTCATCGCGCTGCCGACCTTCACCGCCGAGGCACTGCGCCGGCGGATGGCGACCATGCGCGACCACTCACTCGACGCCTTGGTGTTCTGCAGCCGCGAGGGCACGCCGCTCACCACCGCCAACGTCCGCCGCCAGCTCCGCAAAGTCCTCGGCGACGCCGGCATCGAGGGCGTCACGCCGCACATGTTCCGACGCACTGTCGCCACCGTGGTGAACGAGCAGGCCAGCCTCAATCTTGCCTCCGAGCTGCTCGGCCACACCGACCCCAAGGTGACGATCGAGCACTACATCCGCCGCAACGGGCAGGTGAACCCGCTGACCGCCGAGCTCCTCGAGCAGGCGTTCGCCCACAAGGACGACTAA
- a CDS encoding cytochrome P450, which translates to MITLNLSDLKSAGSTIALLRDPYRFISRRASELGADAFLTRLLLRPTTCMTGVEAAGVFYDPARFQRAGAAPGALQKTLFGQGGVQGLDGEDHRQRKAMFLQIVQPDRVEALAESVTRSWRRAVDDWEAVGRIQLYPRLQELLTLAVCEWAGVPLPAAEVEDRTRQLSALFDEAGQIGVSHLRSRAARRAADRWAAAVIDHVRAGKLDPPPSSAAYVVAHHREPNGRPMASRVAGVELLNVLRPTIATAVYITLVAHALDAHPAWRKRLATGDGSEDTAFVEEVRRHYPFFPAVAAVVREDFHWGATCS; encoded by the coding sequence GTGATCACCTTGAATCTCTCGGACCTCAAGTCGGCCGGCAGCACGATCGCGCTGCTTCGCGATCCCTACCGTTTCATCTCGCGCCGGGCCTCCGAGCTCGGTGCAGACGCCTTCCTGACCCGGCTCCTGCTGCGGCCGACGACCTGCATGACCGGCGTCGAGGCCGCCGGTGTCTTCTACGATCCGGCACGGTTCCAGCGGGCCGGAGCTGCGCCAGGTGCACTGCAGAAGACCCTCTTCGGCCAAGGAGGCGTACAGGGTCTCGACGGCGAGGACCATCGCCAACGCAAGGCAATGTTCCTCCAGATCGTTCAACCCGACCGAGTTGAAGCGCTTGCCGAAAGCGTCACTCGCTCGTGGCGGCGAGCCGTGGACGACTGGGAGGCCGTCGGACGGATTCAGCTCTATCCCCGGCTCCAGGAGCTGCTGACCCTGGCCGTTTGCGAGTGGGCAGGCGTACCCCTGCCTGCGGCCGAGGTCGAGGACCGCACCCGGCAGCTCAGTGCCCTTTTCGATGAGGCCGGGCAGATCGGCGTCAGTCACCTTCGCTCGCGGGCCGCTCGCAGAGCGGCTGACCGATGGGCCGCCGCCGTCATCGATCACGTCCGGGCCGGCAAGCTGGACCCGCCTCCGTCGTCCGCGGCGTACGTCGTCGCCCACCACCGTGAGCCGAACGGTCGTCCGATGGCGTCCCGCGTGGCAGGGGTGGAGCTGCTCAACGTGCTGCGACCCACAATCGCCACGGCGGTGTACATCACGCTCGTTGCGCACGCGCTCGACGCTCATCCGGCCTGGAGGAAGCGGCTCGCCACCGGTGACGGAAGTGAAGACACGGCGTTCGTGGAAGAGGTGCGCCGTCACTACCCGTTCTTCCCGGCTGTGGCTGCCGTCGTCCGCGAGGACTTCCACTGGGGGGCCACCTGTTCGTGA